From the genome of Geobacter sp. SVR, one region includes:
- the ttcA gene encoding tRNA 2-thiocytidine(32) synthetase TtcA: protein MAFVRDNLKENRLFRKFRHEVGRAVADFSLIEEGDRVAVAVSGGKDSYTLLLLLDELRRRAPVDFEIVALTVDSGYRGFRTDIIESFVTSLGIRCHIEKTNHFEIISEKRREGSSYCSFCARLKRGVLYGLADRFGCNKLALGHHSDDFIETLLLNQFFVGSLKAMSARMLADNGETTVIRPLVYVSEADIRTFAREAALPVVCCCCPVCGTADVQRKRMKTLLTELEKDIPHIKSSLLRALSNVHPRHLLDSSLRNG, encoded by the coding sequence ATGGCTTTTGTACGCGACAATCTGAAGGAAAACCGGCTATTTAGAAAATTTCGGCACGAAGTGGGCCGGGCAGTAGCTGATTTTTCATTGATCGAAGAGGGTGACCGGGTGGCGGTGGCAGTGTCCGGCGGAAAGGATTCCTACACGCTGCTGCTGCTTTTGGACGAGCTTCGGAGGCGGGCTCCGGTCGATTTCGAAATTGTCGCGCTGACGGTCGATTCGGGCTATCGCGGCTTTCGCACCGATATTATCGAGTCATTCGTCACGTCGCTCGGCATTCGTTGCCACATCGAAAAAACCAATCATTTCGAAATCATATCCGAAAAACGACGGGAAGGTTCCTCGTACTGCTCATTTTGCGCCCGGCTCAAGCGCGGAGTCCTGTACGGCCTGGCCGACAGGTTCGGATGCAATAAGCTTGCTCTGGGGCACCACAGTGACGATTTCATCGAGACCCTGCTGTTAAACCAGTTTTTCGTCGGGTCGCTCAAGGCCATGTCCGCCCGCATGCTGGCCGATAACGGCGAGACTACCGTGATCCGGCCGTTGGTATATGTAAGCGAAGCGGATATCCGCACCTTTGCGCGGGAGGCTGCTTTGCCGGTGGTCTGCTGCTGCTGTCCCGTTTGTGGCACCGCCGACGTACAGCGCAAGCGGATGAAGACCTTGCTGACAGAACTGGAAAAAGATATCCCCCACATCAAGAGCAGTTTGCTCAGGGCACTCTCAAACGTGCATCCCCGCCATCTTCTCGATTCGTCTCTGCGGAACGGATAA
- a CDS encoding homoserine O-acetyltransferase — translation MSVGIVEELSATFENGIKLDSGRILAPITLAYETYGTLNATASNAILVEHAWTGNAHLAGKHRPEDAKPGWWDAIVGPGRLLDTDRYFVICSNVIGSCYGSTGPTSINPKTSKRYNLGFPVVTVRDMVRAQTLLIDALGIERLLCVMGGSMGGMQALEWATQYPDRIASAVVLAATPHPSPQAIALNAVSRWAIFNDPTWRKGEYKHNPKDGLALARGVGHITFLSDESMHAKFGRRFSAKDGQFDFFGQFEVERYLSYNGYSFVDRFDANSFLYLAKALDLYDVAWGCESMAEAFGTVTAPLQFFAFTSDWLYPPYQTEEMVTCLQNLGKPVEYHLISSAYGHDAFLLEHETFAPLVRSFLQQASETKRK, via the coding sequence ATGTCCGTAGGCATTGTCGAGGAACTCTCAGCCACTTTTGAAAACGGCATCAAGCTGGACAGCGGACGTATCCTGGCCCCCATCACCCTGGCCTACGAAACCTACGGTACGCTCAATGCGACCGCCTCCAACGCTATTCTGGTGGAGCATGCCTGGACCGGCAACGCCCATCTGGCAGGCAAACACAGGCCCGAAGATGCCAAGCCGGGCTGGTGGGACGCTATCGTCGGTCCGGGGCGGCTGCTGGACACTGACCGCTACTTTGTGATCTGCTCCAACGTGATCGGCTCCTGTTACGGCTCCACCGGTCCCACTTCGATCAATCCCAAAACCTCGAAACGCTACAATCTCGGTTTTCCTGTGGTTACGGTGCGCGACATGGTGCGGGCCCAGACTCTGCTGATCGATGCGCTGGGGATTGAGCGGCTCCTGTGCGTGATGGGGGGCAGCATGGGAGGGATGCAGGCACTGGAGTGGGCGACCCAGTATCCCGACAGGATCGCCTCGGCCGTCGTGCTGGCCGCTACCCCGCATCCATCGCCACAGGCGATTGCCCTCAACGCCGTGTCGCGTTGGGCCATTTTCAACGATCCCACCTGGCGCAAGGGGGAGTACAAGCACAATCCCAAGGATGGGTTGGCGCTGGCCCGTGGCGTTGGGCACATCACGTTTCTGTCCGACGAGTCGATGCATGCCAAATTCGGCCGGCGATTCTCCGCCAAGGACGGTCAGTTCGACTTTTTCGGACAGTTCGAGGTGGAGCGTTACCTGAGCTACAACGGCTATAGCTTCGTCGACCGATTCGATGCCAATTCGTTTCTCTATCTGGCCAAGGCACTGGATCTCTACGATGTGGCTTGGGGCTGCGAGTCAATGGCCGAGGCCTTCGGCACGGTCACGGCGCCCTTGCAGTTCTTCGCCTTCACCTCCGACTGGCTCTATCCCCCCTACCAGACCGAGGAGATGGTCACCTGCCTGCAAAATCTTGGCAAGCCGGTCGAATATCACCTCATATCTTCTGCCTACGGGCATGATGCCTTTCTGCTGGAACACGAGACCTTTGCTCCCCTGGTTCGTTCGTTCCTGCAGCAGGCTTCCGAGACGAAAAGGAAGTAG
- the cobI gene encoding precorrin-2 C(20)-methyltransferase, producing the protein MPTFYAVGVGPGDPELVTRKAERILRQADVVLAPVSRPGESSVALETVRGFLDEQRQEIVIHQFPMTSDPEQLIPAWQAAAVRIAEQVAAGRDVAFITIGDPLLYSTFIYLLRIVREHYPQLPVEIVPGISSIMTAAAVAAVPLAEGDERLAIVPATAGVEAICEAMAKYETVVLLKVRPLFAEILELLRQTGRSGSTVFIERAGGKRQKVIRDISEMAAHSPDYLSLMIVRRP; encoded by the coding sequence ATGCCGACGTTTTACGCTGTCGGTGTCGGACCCGGCGATCCTGAACTTGTGACCAGAAAGGCGGAACGCATCCTGCGCCAGGCTGACGTGGTGCTGGCGCCGGTTTCCAGGCCGGGCGAAAGCAGCGTGGCCCTGGAGACGGTCCGTGGGTTTCTGGATGAGCAGCGCCAGGAAATAGTGATTCACCAGTTTCCCATGACCTCCGACCCGGAGCAACTGATCCCGGCCTGGCAGGCGGCCGCAGTCCGGATCGCCGAACAGGTGGCAGCAGGCAGGGACGTGGCCTTCATTACGATAGGGGATCCGCTGCTCTATTCGACCTTTATCTATCTGCTGCGCATCGTTCGCGAGCACTATCCGCAGCTTCCCGTCGAAATCGTGCCGGGCATATCCAGCATCATGACCGCCGCTGCCGTGGCTGCCGTGCCTCTGGCCGAGGGGGACGAACGGTTGGCCATCGTGCCTGCCACGGCTGGGGTGGAAGCCATCTGCGAGGCGATGGCAAAGTACGAGACTGTGGTGTTGCTGAAGGTCAGGCCGCTCTTTGCCGAGATCCTGGAGCTGCTGAGGCAGACCGGCCGTTCCGGCAGTACGGTGTTCATCGAACGTGCTGGCGGCAAACGTCAGAAGGTAATCCGTGACATCTCCGAAATGGCGGCCCATTCCCCGGACTATCTTTCGCTGATGATCGTCCGGCGCCCCTGA
- the cbiE gene encoding precorrin-6y C5,15-methyltransferase (decarboxylating) subunit CbiE: MTQQKIYLVGAGMAGWEGFSAKTLEIIGKAAVMIGHQRHLDIFPDFGGTKMVLGDLSELLDFLQKTDQRVVILSSGDPTFFGISRFLLRNLPKDRIEIFTNVTSMQYAFSRIKEPWDDAIFVSVHGRGMHAAVDKIVAAEKACVLTDKVNTPAAIAAELIERGAEGYEAWLCEDLGMPAEKFTRSDLRGLLESKPSDLNILILIKTYEPNLIQYPLIGIDDEEFQTSKKLITKQEVRAVTLAKLQLQDDLILWDIGAGSCSVSIEASNLMPNGRIFAVERNQQCVGFINENLKKFCARNVKLIEAQAPEGLEDLPDPDRVFIGGAGGQLEEIIDAVDKRLKQDGIIVLNAVTLDTLTKAVEFLEDHGYTVEATCVNIAKTRRLTEYKLFEAQNPVYVIAAWKENV, encoded by the coding sequence ATGACACAGCAGAAGATTTATCTGGTCGGGGCCGGCATGGCGGGCTGGGAAGGCTTCAGCGCCAAGACGCTTGAGATCATCGGCAAGGCGGCGGTGATGATCGGACATCAGCGGCACCTTGATATCTTCCCTGATTTCGGCGGTACCAAGATGGTGCTGGGCGACCTATCGGAGCTGCTGGACTTTCTTCAGAAGACCGATCAACGGGTAGTGATCCTGTCTTCGGGCGATCCTACCTTTTTCGGGATTTCCCGGTTCCTGCTGCGTAATCTTCCGAAAGACCGCATCGAGATATTCACCAATGTCACCAGCATGCAGTATGCTTTTTCGCGTATCAAGGAACCCTGGGATGATGCGATTTTCGTGTCGGTGCATGGACGGGGCATGCATGCGGCGGTGGACAAGATCGTCGCGGCCGAGAAGGCCTGCGTGCTCACCGACAAGGTCAATACGCCGGCTGCCATCGCGGCCGAACTGATCGAACGCGGCGCCGAGGGCTATGAAGCATGGCTGTGCGAGGACCTGGGCATGCCGGCCGAGAAGTTCACCCGCAGCGATTTGCGTGGTTTGTTGGAATCGAAGCCTTCCGATCTGAACATCCTGATCCTGATCAAGACATACGAACCGAACCTGATCCAGTACCCCCTGATCGGTATCGACGACGAGGAATTCCAGACCTCCAAGAAGCTGATCACCAAGCAGGAGGTGCGCGCGGTGACCCTGGCCAAGCTTCAGTTGCAGGACGATCTGATTCTATGGGATATCGGTGCCGGCAGCTGCTCGGTTTCTATCGAGGCCTCCAATCTGATGCCCAATGGCCGCATTTTTGCCGTGGAGCGCAATCAGCAGTGTGTCGGCTTCATCAACGAGAATCTGAAGAAGTTCTGTGCCCGCAACGTGAAGCTGATCGAGGCCCAGGCGCCGGAAGGGCTGGAGGATCTGCCGGATCCCGACCGTGTCTTCATCGGTGGAGCAGGCGGCCAATTGGAAGAGATCATAGACGCGGTGGACAAACGCCTCAAGCAGGACGGCATCATCGTGCTCAACGCCGTGACCCTGGATACCCTTACCAAGGCGGTGGAGTTCCTTGAGGATCACGGCTACACGGTGGAAGCCACCTGCGTCAACATTGCCAAGACGCGCCGTTTGACCGAATACAAGCTGTTCGAGGCCCAGAATCCGGTCTACGTGATTGCCGCCTGGAAGGAGAACGTATAG
- the def gene encoding peptide deformylase, protein MPVIRHIAQLGNPVLRQLALPVDNLRDASLQTLIEDMLATVAEADGVGIAAPQVYEPLRLFIVASRPNPRYPDAPSMQPTVMLNPELLWQSPETVMGWEGCLSVPGIRGLVPRSERIRVGYQEHGGGRREEELSGFLARVFQHEFDHISGLVFLDRVASNRDLVSEREYVRLMAAR, encoded by the coding sequence ATGCCTGTCATCCGTCATATCGCCCAACTGGGAAATCCCGTACTTCGTCAACTGGCGTTGCCGGTCGACAATCTCCGCGATGCCTCGCTGCAGACCCTGATCGAGGATATGCTGGCGACCGTGGCCGAGGCTGACGGGGTGGGAATCGCCGCCCCCCAGGTGTATGAGCCGCTGCGGCTGTTCATCGTTGCGTCGCGCCCCAACCCTCGCTATCCCGATGCCCCGTCCATGCAGCCGACGGTCATGCTGAATCCCGAACTCCTGTGGCAGTCGCCGGAAACCGTGATGGGCTGGGAAGGGTGCCTGAGTGTGCCGGGCATCCGCGGACTGGTGCCGCGCAGCGAGCGGATCCGGGTGGGGTATCAGGAACACGGGGGAGGGCGTCGCGAAGAGGAACTGTCGGGTTTTCTCGCCCGGGTGTTCCAGCACGAGTTTGACCACATCAGTGGCTTGGTGTTTCTCGATCGGGTTGCGAGCAACCGCGACCTGGTGAGCGAGCGTGAGTATGTGCGCCTGATGGCTGCCCGATAA
- a CDS encoding glycosyltransferase family 2 protein, protein MLLWLGIAILLLYSLAGLDMLIGNRSIRALRESSPQLPAEPPRVSVAVAARDEARNIREALQSLLQLDYPNLELIVVDDRSSDGTAEILDKMATASPHLRVLHVSELPAGWLGKNHALWLGSRRATGELLLFTDADIVMQPDALSRAVNHLRACKLDHLAATPSMRMPNLFLAMFGASFILFFSLFARPWKAKSPTSSCHIGIGAFNLVRTAVYRSVGGHEAIRLRPDDDLKLGKIIKKRGFRQDVVYAPEFLAVEWYASVGEVILGLEKNAFAGTDYRVWLVLSGAVFHLLAGVWPYLAVIVTHGTTRLVYCTIVTLITLLFADSAGFHGARRWHAIAYPLTTLLFVYILLRTTVLNLVRRGIRWRGTFYPLKELKGNRV, encoded by the coding sequence TTGCTCTTGTGGCTCGGCATCGCAATCCTGCTGTTATACAGTCTGGCCGGGCTCGACATGCTGATCGGAAACCGTTCGATCCGCGCACTACGGGAAAGTTCCCCCCAACTGCCGGCGGAGCCGCCGCGGGTGTCGGTTGCCGTAGCAGCGCGCGATGAGGCCCGTAACATCCGCGAGGCGCTACAGTCGCTCCTGCAGCTGGACTATCCCAACCTTGAGCTGATCGTGGTGGATGACCGCTCCAGCGACGGTACCGCCGAAATCCTCGACAAAATGGCCACCGCCAGCCCGCACTTGCGGGTGCTGCACGTCAGTGAACTGCCGGCTGGCTGGCTCGGCAAGAATCACGCCCTGTGGCTCGGTAGCCGGCGGGCAACCGGTGAACTGCTGCTGTTCACCGATGCAGACATCGTCATGCAGCCCGACGCCCTGAGCCGGGCAGTGAATCACCTGCGTGCCTGCAAGCTGGACCACTTGGCAGCCACACCCTCGATGCGAATGCCGAATCTCTTCCTGGCCATGTTCGGAGCCTCCTTTATCCTCTTTTTCTCGCTGTTCGCCCGACCCTGGAAGGCCAAATCTCCCACAAGCAGCTGCCATATCGGCATCGGTGCCTTCAACCTGGTGCGCACGGCCGTGTACCGCAGCGTCGGCGGACACGAAGCCATCCGGCTGCGTCCGGACGACGACCTCAAGCTGGGCAAGATCATCAAGAAAAGGGGCTTTCGCCAGGATGTGGTCTATGCTCCTGAGTTTCTGGCCGTGGAATGGTATGCATCGGTGGGGGAGGTGATCCTGGGACTGGAGAAGAATGCTTTTGCCGGTACCGACTACCGCGTCTGGCTGGTGCTATCCGGGGCTGTCTTTCATCTGCTGGCCGGTGTCTGGCCCTATCTGGCCGTGATTGTCACCCACGGAACCACCCGCCTCGTGTATTGCACAATCGTGACGCTGATAACCCTGCTGTTCGCCGACAGCGCCGGCTTCCACGGCGCACGGCGCTGGCATGCCATAGCATACCCCCTGACCACCCTCTTGTTCGTCTACATCCTGCTGCGCACAACAGTGCTCAATCTTGTCCGGCGGGGCATTCGCTGGCGCGGCACCTTCTATCCGCTCAAGGAGCTGAAGGGTAACCGGGTATAG